In Planctomycetaceae bacterium, a single window of DNA contains:
- a CDS encoding 1-acyl-sn-glycerol-3-phosphate acyltransferase, producing the protein MKILKFLQYIWYFICGWPCRFFCMLFFKIRFFGVENVPKRGGFILLCNHQSWLDPMFVVVPVNRRSVFAARDNLFRIPFVGFVFRVYNCIPIKRNHADIGAIRECIEKLKQNCGLVLFPEGTRTRDGKIAHLKPGFTLLAKKANVPIIPVVIDGAFECWPRTQGFPALDGKICIQYGEPIDPEKIAPESDREFMSELTEKMRQMQTELRLKVGRKPFVYNQEEAAKSPVVETAPAVQTPKSFIETMKRKINFYWYCLWRQGCRIVCRLYFNPTAFNKHYVPDEGAFLLLSNHQSFLDPMINADPLKRQCCFAARDTLFTSPVFGKLVHSFNAIPIKRGQADLTAIRAFIEKLNKGYGLVLYPEGTRTEDGKIAEMKPGFGLLARKANVPIIPSVIDGAYEAWPRHRKYFSYGKVYVTYGEPIPASKVAEMGDREFAHYLTQVLREMQKELRLMVGRKPFDYGNDS; encoded by the coding sequence ATGAAAATATTAAAGTTTCTGCAATATATCTGGTATTTTATCTGTGGCTGGCCGTGCAGATTTTTCTGTATGCTGTTTTTCAAAATCCGCTTCTTCGGCGTTGAAAATGTTCCGAAGCGCGGCGGATTTATTCTGCTGTGTAATCACCAGAGTTGGCTCGACCCGATGTTTGTTGTTGTGCCGGTTAACAGGAGAAGTGTATTCGCGGCGCGCGACAACCTTTTCAGGATTCCGTTTGTTGGATTTGTGTTTCGTGTATATAACTGCATTCCCATAAAGAGGAATCACGCGGATATCGGTGCGATAAGGGAATGTATCGAGAAATTGAAACAAAATTGCGGACTGGTTCTCTTTCCCGAAGGCACAAGGACTCGCGACGGCAAAATCGCACATCTGAAACCCGGCTTTACGCTTCTTGCGAAAAAAGCTAATGTGCCAATTATTCCAGTTGTTATTGACGGCGCATTCGAGTGCTGGCCGAGAACGCAGGGTTTTCCCGCGCTGGACGGAAAGATATGCATTCAATACGGCGAACCTATCGACCCTGAAAAAATCGCACCCGAATCGGATAGAGAGTTTATGTCCGAATTGACGGAAAAGATGCGGCAAATGCAAACCGAACTCCGCTTGAAAGTCGGCAGAAAACCATTTGTTTATAACCAGGAAGAAGCAGCGAAATCGCCTGTCGTTGAGACTGCTCCGGCCGTGCAGACGCCAAAGTCATTTATTGAAACAATGAAACGAAAAATTAATTTCTACTGGTATTGTCTGTGGCGGCAGGGATGCAGAATTGTCTGTAGACTTTATTTTAATCCGACAGCTTTCAATAAACATTATGTTCCGGATGAAGGAGCGTTTTTGCTTTTGTCAAATCATCAGAGTTTTCTGGACCCAATGATAAACGCAGACCCGCTGAAGCGTCAGTGCTGCTTTGCGGCAAGGGATACGCTCTTTACGAGTCCGGTGTTCGGCAAACTTGTGCATTCGTTTAATGCTATACCGATTAAAAGAGGCCAGGCAGACTTGACGGCAATCAGAGCGTTTATTGAAAAACTTAACAAAGGCTATGGCCTTGTGCTTTATCCTGAAGGGACACGAACAGAAGACGGCAAAATAGCGGAAATGAAACCCGGTTTTGGACTGCTTGCAAGAAAAGCAAATGTTCCTATTATACCTTCTGTAATTGATGGCGCTTATGAAGCCTGGCCGAGGCATCGCAAATATTTCTCTTATGGAAAAGTTTATGTAACTTACGGCGAACCTATCCCGGCTTCTAAAGTTGCAGAAATGGGCGACAGAGAATTTGCTCACTATCTGACGCAGGTTTTGAGAGAAATGCAAAAAGAATTGCGGTTGATGGTTGGCAGAAAGCCGTTTGATTATGGAAATGACTCCTGA
- the ispH gene encoding 4-hydroxy-3-methylbut-2-enyl diphosphate reductase, with product MKVIVAKSSGFCPGVRNAINMAEKTLAKEKNVHSLGEIIHNKDVVQKLADAGLKIAEKVEKIKSGTVIIRSHGATAAQIQKIEDKGLKIVNATCVLVKRVQKIAKLLHNQGYKVVIIGDKGHPEVQAVLGSAPDIAVIGSKSDISKLSKQKKLGVICQTTQSPEHFAQMLAEIAQTDFTELKVINTLCKEAIKRQSCAVELCKKVDIMFILGGLHSANTRKLAELCQKYNKKTFHLQNWKELDKTILFGNNVAGITAGASTPQWVIDDFVENLRRFDNKKIRK from the coding sequence ATGAAAGTAATAGTAGCGAAAAGCAGCGGATTTTGTCCCGGAGTCAGAAACGCCATTAATATGGCTGAAAAAACTCTGGCCAAAGAGAAAAATGTTCACAGCCTCGGCGAAATCATCCATAACAAAGACGTTGTTCAAAAACTGGCTGACGCAGGTTTGAAAATCGCTGAAAAAGTCGAAAAAATCAAATCCGGCACCGTTATCATCCGTTCACATGGTGCAACCGCCGCACAAATTCAAAAAATAGAGGACAAAGGTCTTAAAATTGTAAACGCAACCTGTGTTCTCGTAAAAAGGGTACAAAAAATCGCCAAACTGCTTCACAATCAAGGTTATAAAGTTGTTATAATAGGGGACAAAGGACATCCTGAAGTGCAAGCGGTTCTCGGCTCGGCACCGGATATCGCAGTAATTGGCAGCAAAAGTGATATATCTAAGTTAAGCAAACAGAAGAAGTTAGGCGTTATTTGTCAGACTACGCAAAGCCCTGAACATTTCGCTCAAATGCTGGCTGAAATTGCGCAAACTGACTTTACGGAGCTTAAAGTTATTAACACTTTATGCAAAGAGGCAATCAAACGGCAGAGCTGTGCGGTAGAGCTTTGCAAGAAGGTTGATATTATGTTTATCCTCGGCGGGCTGCACAGTGCTAACACGAGGAAGCTGGCGGAATTATGCCAAAAGTACAATAAAAAAACCTTTCATTTGCAAAACTGGAAAGAACTTGATAAAACTATCCTTTTCGGTAATAATGTTGCCGGCATTACGGCTGGCGCATCTACGCCGCAATGGGTTATTGACGACTTTGTTGAAAACTTACGGAGATTCGATAACAAGAAAATAAGAAAATAG
- a CDS encoding 30S ribosomal protein S1 — protein MVDRNIVRKLGFTPEEIESKINELFTDADSKLLAEALEKKVDALTPGTILKGRIIQQIGNDVILEIGLKSEGAVEASEFDDPSEIQPGLEIEVLLEEVDSGGLIILSKRKADRIRGWERLITSHKEGDMVTGKVIRRIKGGLLVDIGVPVFLPASQVDIRKPGDISRFIGQDVTCEILKIDQENKNIVISRRKIIEDQRSAGKEKLLAEIEIGQTRKGIVKNIADFGVFVDLGGLDGLLHISDLSWGRVTHPSEVVHLDQEIECVVIGVDKENEKVSLGLKQKSSSPWENIETRYPIGSKVKGTVVNVMNYGIFVRLEEGVEGLVHISEMSWTKKINHPGDLYKLGDQIDVVVLDVNKDKQEISLGVKQLEANPWAVASQKYPQGTIVNVKITSLTNYGSFVEIEPGIDGLIHISDISWTKKYNHPGEALTRDQQIKCVVLEVDEDKQRISLGIKQLTEDPWVHAIPEKYLPGQIVRGVVTKITNFGVFVELESDLEGLLHISEIADHKIDNPQDVVKAGQEVEVKILRVDSDSRKIGLSMRRVKWAEEDSKAVPAPDMNEPTSSSSTASPRRGGLDGEGLMIPPIQPKE, from the coding sequence ATGGTAGATAGAAATATAGTTAGAAAATTAGGATTCACCCCAGAGGAAATCGAGAGCAAAATCAATGAATTGTTCACCGATGCAGACAGTAAACTACTGGCTGAAGCTCTGGAGAAAAAAGTTGACGCATTAACCCCTGGTACAATTCTCAAAGGCAGAATTATTCAGCAGATTGGCAACGATGTCATTCTCGAAATCGGTCTTAAAAGCGAAGGCGCTGTCGAAGCATCAGAATTTGACGACCCGTCAGAAATTCAGCCGGGCCTTGAAATCGAAGTATTGCTCGAAGAAGTTGATTCCGGCGGTCTTATCATTCTTAGCAAACGCAAAGCAGACAGAATCAGAGGCTGGGAACGTCTTATCACATCACACAAAGAAGGCGATATGGTTACCGGCAAAGTTATCCGCAGAATCAAAGGCGGTTTGCTTGTCGATATCGGCGTACCTGTCTTTTTGCCTGCGTCACAAGTTGACATCCGTAAGCCGGGCGATATCAGCAGATTCATCGGACAGGATGTTACCTGTGAAATTCTCAAGATTGACCAGGAAAATAAAAACATCGTTATATCACGCAGGAAAATTATCGAAGACCAGAGATCGGCAGGCAAAGAAAAACTGCTTGCTGAAATCGAAATCGGTCAGACCCGCAAGGGCATTGTCAAGAATATCGCTGACTTCGGTGTATTCGTTGACCTGGGCGGCTTAGACGGTCTGCTGCATATATCAGATTTGAGCTGGGGCAGAGTAACGCATCCATCTGAAGTCGTTCATCTCGATCAGGAAATCGAATGTGTCGTTATCGGCGTCGATAAGGAAAACGAAAAAGTTTCTCTCGGTCTCAAACAGAAGAGTTCAAGTCCGTGGGAAAATATCGAAACACGTTATCCAATCGGCTCGAAAGTAAAAGGCACAGTCGTCAACGTGATGAACTACGGCATTTTCGTCAGACTCGAAGAAGGCGTAGAAGGCCTTGTTCACATCAGCGAAATGAGCTGGACAAAGAAAATCAATCATCCGGGCGATCTGTACAAGCTCGGCGACCAAATCGATGTTGTTGTACTCGATGTTAATAAAGACAAACAGGAAATTTCTCTCGGCGTAAAACAGCTTGAGGCTAATCCGTGGGCTGTCGCTTCACAGAAATATCCGCAGGGCACAATTGTCAACGTCAAGATTACAAGTCTTACAAACTACGGCTCATTTGTTGAAATCGAGCCGGGCATTGACGGCCTGATTCACATTTCAGATATAAGCTGGACTAAGAAATACAATCATCCGGGCGAAGCGCTCACAAGAGACCAGCAGATTAAATGCGTTGTTCTGGAAGTCGATGAAGACAAACAGAGAATATCTCTTGGCATCAAACAACTGACAGAAGATCCGTGGGTTCACGCGATTCCGGAAAAATATCTGCCGGGTCAGATTGTCAGAGGCGTTGTTACAAAGATTACGAACTTCGGCGTTTTTGTCGAACTCGAATCAGACCTCGAAGGTTTGCTGCACATCTCTGAAATAGCAGACCACAAAATCGACAACCCGCAGGATGTTGTAAAGGCCGGTCAGGAAGTCGAAGTAAAGATTCTTCGCGTTGACAGCGACTCGAGAAAAATCGGTCTTTCAATGAGAAGAGTAAAATGGGCAGAAGAAGATTCAAAGGCTGTTCCAGCACCAGATATGAACGAGCCGACATCTTCATCTTCTACGGCATCTCCACGCAGAGGCGGACTTGACGGCGAAGGTTTGATGATTCCTCCAATTCAGCCTAAAGAGTAA
- the cmk gene encoding (d)CMP kinase, giving the protein MNRLIITIDGPAGSGKSSTAKLLAAKLNALFLDTGAMYRAVTLAAMQSNCDFNDVAQLENIIDSTNFEFKIQDGVMVVKINGIGATEKIRDPKVTANVHYIASQASLRGRLVKLQREFAACSEKIVTEGRDQGTVVFPDANLKIFLTADNTQRTKRRALELAQNGYKVDIGSLQKEIENRDLQDTSRKVAPLTPAKDAVLLDTTNLTLEQVVEEILGLVKKLK; this is encoded by the coding sequence ATGAATCGACTTATAATAACAATCGATGGGCCGGCGGGCAGCGGGAAAAGCTCGACGGCGAAACTCCTTGCAGCAAAACTTAACGCCTTGTTTCTCGATACCGGCGCGATGTATCGGGCGGTAACGCTTGCGGCAATGCAGAGCAACTGCGATTTCAATGATGTCGCTCAACTTGAAAATATCATCGACAGTACCAACTTCGAGTTTAAAATCCAAGACGGCGTGATGGTCGTAAAGATAAACGGCATTGGCGCGACAGAAAAAATACGCGACCCGAAAGTAACTGCTAACGTTCATTATATTGCTTCGCAGGCAAGTCTTCGCGGGCGGCTCGTTAAGCTTCAAAGAGAGTTTGCCGCGTGCAGCGAAAAAATCGTAACAGAAGGACGAGACCAGGGCACGGTAGTTTTTCCGGATGCGAATTTGAAAATATTTTTAACTGCTGATAACACCCAACGCACAAAAAGAAGGGCACTGGAACTTGCTCAAAACGGTTATAAAGTAGATATAGGCAGCTTGCAGAAGGAAATAGAAAATCGCGATTTACAGGATACTTCAAGAAAAGTTGCTCCGCTGACTCCTGCCAAAGACGCGGTTTTATTGGATACTACAAATTTGACGCTTGAGCAGGTGGTTGAAGAAATTTTAGGACTTGTGAAAAAACTGAAATGA
- a CDS encoding adenine phosphoribosyltransferase: MDLKKHIRTIPDWPKKGILFYDIMPLLADKDAFAASIEAISNRYKNQKIDYVVAIDARGFILGAAVALKLNAGFVPVRKKGKLPGKTDSMSYDLEYGQSVLEMQADAIKKDSKVLMVDDLLATGGTMATACELIEKLGGKIQAIAFLMELQELAGRKKIEKYNISTEMIY, translated from the coding sequence ATGGATTTAAAAAAGCACATTCGCACAATCCCCGATTGGCCGAAGAAGGGTATTTTATTTTATGATATTATGCCTTTGCTGGCCGACAAAGACGCTTTCGCCGCTTCTATCGAAGCCATTTCGAACAGATACAAAAATCAAAAAATCGATTATGTCGTCGCGATTGACGCACGAGGTTTTATTTTGGGCGCAGCAGTTGCATTAAAACTGAACGCAGGTTTTGTACCGGTCAGGAAAAAAGGCAAACTGCCGGGCAAGACAGATTCTATGTCGTATGACCTTGAATATGGTCAGAGTGTTCTTGAAATGCAGGCCGATGCGATAAAAAAAGACTCAAAGGTTTTGATGGTCGACGATTTGCTCGCGACCGGCGGGACTATGGCTACGGCGTGTGAATTAATCGAAAAGCTTGGCGGAAAAATTCAGGCTATCGCTTTCCTGATGGAACTGCAAGAACTGGCAGGCAGGAAGAAAATAGAAAAATATAATATTTCCACCGAAATGATATATTAA
- a CDS encoding sigma-70 family RNA polymerase sigma factor, with amino-acid sequence MTIFDTTIKEYLTEIDESPLLTWEQECEFANRIIDCDDPEARDILVRSNLRLVVSIAKRFATGKLSLGDLIEEGNLGLIRAVDSFDPEVGVRFSTYAAWWIKQTIKRALLMDGGPLSIPTYMVELVNQYRQVVTELQKKLSETPSVNQIANEMKLPVKKIIAIKEIADSVHTALDNDNDSESTSVQEKVPQVSEELPEDELANAEELRKVVKMLDKLPGRCGEVLKLRFGIEGREPLTLKQIGAKLNLTRERVRQIQQQALGALNELMNCQ; translated from the coding sequence ATGACTATATTTGACACAACGATAAAAGAGTATTTGACAGAGATTGATGAATCGCCTCTTCTTACCTGGGAGCAGGAATGTGAGTTTGCCAATCGCATTATTGATTGCGATGACCCTGAAGCCAGAGATATTCTTGTTCGCAGCAACTTACGTCTTGTAGTCAGTATCGCAAAACGATTCGCTACGGGCAAATTATCGCTGGGCGATTTAATAGAGGAAGGAAATCTCGGTCTGATTCGCGCGGTTGATTCTTTCGACCCGGAGGTTGGAGTTCGCTTCAGCACTTACGCGGCGTGGTGGATTAAGCAGACAATTAAACGTGCTTTGCTTATGGACGGCGGGCCGTTGTCGATTCCAACTTATATGGTTGAACTTGTAAATCAGTACAGGCAGGTTGTTACGGAATTACAGAAAAAACTTTCGGAGACGCCGAGCGTAAATCAAATTGCAAACGAAATGAAACTGCCGGTGAAGAAAATAATTGCGATAAAAGAAATCGCGGATTCTGTTCACACGGCTTTGGATAATGATAACGATTCAGAAAGCACATCAGTTCAGGAAAAAGTTCCACAAGTCAGCGAGGAATTACCGGAAGACGAACTTGCCAACGCAGAAGAGCTCCGCAAAGTCGTCAAAATGCTGGATAAACTACCCGGCAGATGCGGCGAAGTGCTCAAATTGCGGTTCGGCATTGAAGGCAGAGAACCGTTGACTTTAAAGCAGATTGGTGCTAAACTTAACCTTACTCGTGAGAGGGTAAGACAAATTCAGCAGCAGGCACTCGGCGCCCTCAACGAATTAATGAATTGCCAATAA
- the aroB gene encoding 3-dehydroquinate synthase produces MPKLKVKIPAISADNYTITIGSNFLATVLSQIKKIFPNKELFVITDANVVKAKHIKTLLGKENIPRFIIRPAGEKSKHINTVIKIIETMEKRALGRDTAVIAIGGGTVGDMAGFVAAIYKRGINVVQIPTTTVAQADSSVGGKTGVDSLISKNAFGAFKNPAAVFIDVSTLKTLDKKQFNAGMVESVKHSLIADETYFKFLNKNLKDILARKTKPLEYIALRNCKIKADVVETDPYEKNKRRILNYGHTIGHAVESASNYKILHGQAVAIGIIAANIIEQKLGLGGEKRIQAMKDIFARLEIDLNIPKSITKKKILDIVSRDKKAVQKWPRFVLLEKTGKVLCRNGEYAHKVERKIVEDAIDILLKKKY; encoded by the coding sequence ATGCCAAAGCTTAAAGTCAAAATTCCTGCAATATCAGCCGACAATTACACAATAACAATCGGCTCAAATTTTTTGGCAACAGTTCTTTCGCAAATTAAAAAAATCTTTCCGAATAAAGAATTGTTCGTAATCACAGACGCGAATGTCGTAAAAGCAAAACATATCAAAACTTTGCTTGGCAAAGAAAATATTCCGCGATTCATAATCAGGCCGGCCGGCGAAAAATCCAAACATATAAATACCGTTATTAAAATTATCGAGACGATGGAAAAACGCGCTTTGGGCAGAGACACCGCTGTAATCGCAATCGGCGGGGGAACTGTCGGTGATATGGCGGGGTTTGTCGCGGCGATTTACAAACGCGGCATTAATGTTGTTCAGATTCCAACAACTACAGTCGCGCAGGCGGATTCGTCTGTAGGCGGCAAAACAGGAGTCGATTCGCTAATCAGCAAAAACGCGTTCGGAGCGTTTAAAAATCCTGCGGCTGTTTTTATAGACGTCAGCACATTGAAAACACTTGATAAAAAACAATTCAACGCAGGTATGGTCGAATCAGTAAAACACTCGCTGATAGCTGATGAAACATATTTCAAATTTCTGAACAAAAATCTAAAAGACATACTTGCCCGCAAGACCAAACCGCTGGAATACATCGCATTAAGAAATTGTAAAATAAAAGCGGATGTTGTCGAGACAGACCCTTATGAGAAAAACAAACGCAGAATTTTAAATTACGGTCATACAATCGGGCACGCAGTGGAATCGGCCAGCAACTATAAAATTCTGCACGGACAGGCTGTTGCGATTGGGATTATAGCTGCGAATATCATCGAGCAAAAACTCGGGCTCGGCGGTGAAAAAAGAATTCAGGCGATGAAAGATATATTCGCCAGGCTGGAAATAGATTTAAATATTCCGAAATCAATTACTAAGAAAAAAATTCTTGATATTGTCAGCAGAGATAAAAAGGCTGTGCAGAAATGGCCGAGATTTGTGCTGCTCGAAAAGACAGGGAAAGTTTTATGCCGCAATGGAGAGTATGCGCATAAAGTAGAACGCAAAATTGTTGAGGATGCGATTGATATTTTGTTGAAGAAGAAATATTGA
- a CDS encoding metallophosphoesterase gives MFQGFGKITRRSFLGGSIAAIAGLSSCNGFEFNKNGETGAARGKRSLRFAHMTDIHLRSDKNAPEGFALALKHIHSHKDMPEMIITGGDHLIDTIGENDQTTEMYWTLFKDIMKKECRLPVKYCVGNHDYWGINKKKSGTTGNEPNWGVKRMLQELDITDRYYSFDKGNWRLIVLDSIVPTDTYCIGKIEADQFAWLEDQIKSAGEKYIAIFTHIPIVSVGAYFYGGNNEKTGDWIVPGSRMIINARQLKDLFWQHKNVKLCVSGHIHLLEHIVYNDVHYISDGAVCGRWWKGPHQETQEGYGLFDLYDDGTFEHQYIDYGWNINESD, from the coding sequence ATGTTTCAGGGCTTTGGTAAGATTACACGAAGGTCATTTCTCGGCGGTTCAATTGCCGCTATAGCCGGCCTGTCTTCGTGCAACGGATTCGAGTTTAATAAAAACGGTGAAACAGGGGCGGCCAGAGGAAAGAGAAGCCTGCGATTTGCACATATGACCGATATTCATTTGAGGTCGGACAAAAATGCTCCTGAAGGTTTTGCTCTTGCGCTGAAGCATATACACTCGCATAAAGATATGCCTGAAATGATTATTACCGGCGGCGACCATCTAATAGATACTATCGGCGAGAATGACCAGACGACCGAGATGTATTGGACACTCTTCAAAGACATAATGAAAAAAGAATGCAGGCTGCCAGTCAAGTATTGCGTTGGCAACCATGATTACTGGGGAATAAATAAAAAGAAAAGCGGAACAACAGGTAATGAGCCCAATTGGGGCGTTAAGCGAATGCTCCAGGAGCTTGATATAACCGACAGATATTACAGTTTTGACAAAGGCAACTGGCGATTGATTGTGCTCGATAGTATTGTTCCTACTGATACATATTGCATTGGCAAAATCGAGGCTGATCAATTTGCCTGGCTTGAAGACCAGATTAAATCAGCCGGTGAAAAATACATTGCGATTTTTACTCACATACCAATCGTTTCCGTCGGCGCATATTTTTACGGTGGCAATAATGAAAAGACTGGCGACTGGATTGTTCCCGGTTCGAGAATGATTATCAACGCAAGGCAGCTCAAAGACTTATTCTGGCAGCATAAAAATGTAAAGCTTTGCGTTAGCGGCCATATACATCTTCTAGAGCATATAGTATATAATGACGTACATTATATTTCTGACGGCGCAGTCTGCGGCCGATGGTGGAAGGGGCCACATCAGGAAACACAGGAAGGCTACGGTCTTTTCGATTTATATGATGACGGCACTTTCGAACATCAATACATAGATTACGGCTGGAATATAAACGAATCTGATTAG
- a CDS encoding aldolase catalytic domain-containing protein: protein MFREKIKVLDCTIRDGGLINNHYFTDEFVRAAYKAISDAGIDYMEMGYRSSRTLSPEAKYGPWKYCDDDKISRIIDGIESKTKISIMVDAHRVKEQEFQPKEKSPVDMIRMATYVKDIDKAIAMVKIASDLGYETTVNIMAASIEIEKDLIEALDQLAETPVNVVYVVDSYGYFYCEQIEYMVNLYRQHLPAKMEIGIHCHNNQQLAFSNTIEAIIHNANYVDASLYGIGRGAGNCPLELIMGFLKNPKFSLTPILKVIEDYMIPMCKELEWGYLIPFMVTGILNRHPESAISVRKTPDKDKYAEFYERMRESFDNL from the coding sequence ATGTTCAGAGAAAAAATCAAAGTGCTGGATTGTACGATACGCGACGGCGGATTAATCAATAATCATTATTTCACAGATGAGTTTGTGCGTGCGGCTTACAAGGCGATTTCAGACGCAGGCATTGATTATATGGAGATGGGCTATCGTTCAAGCAGAACACTTTCCCCTGAAGCGAAATATGGGCCGTGGAAATATTGCGACGACGATAAAATCAGCAGAATCATCGACGGCATCGAATCCAAAACGAAAATTTCCATAATGGTTGACGCTCATCGAGTCAAGGAACAGGAATTTCAGCCGAAGGAAAAAAGTCCGGTCGATATGATTCGTATGGCAACTTATGTCAAGGATATCGACAAGGCAATCGCGATGGTAAAAATCGCAAGCGACCTGGGGTATGAAACAACAGTAAATATTATGGCGGCTTCGATAGAAATTGAAAAAGATTTAATTGAAGCTCTCGACCAGCTTGCGGAAACGCCGGTAAATGTTGTTTATGTTGTGGACAGTTACGGTTATTTTTACTGCGAGCAAATCGAATATATGGTGAATCTGTACAGGCAGCATTTGCCGGCAAAAATGGAAATAGGTATTCACTGTCATAATAATCAACAGCTTGCATTTTCCAACACAATCGAAGCGATAATTCATAATGCCAACTATGTCGACGCATCACTCTACGGCATCGGCAGAGGTGCAGGCAACTGTCCGCTGGAGCTGATTATGGGCTTTTTGAAAAATCCCAAATTCAGCCTGACGCCAATTTTGAAAGTTATCGAAGATTATATGATTCCAATGTGCAAAGAACTGGAATGGGGCTATTTAATTCCGTTTATGGTTACAGGTATTCTGAACAGGCATCCGGAATCGGCGATCAGCGTTCGTAAAACACCAGACAAAGATAAATACGCAGAATTTTATGAAAGAATGCGTGAGTCTTTCGATAATTTGTAA
- a CDS encoding tyrosine-type recombinase/integrase, whose protein sequence is MKKLVTLWQRPSSDGRSFTYYMIYFDSNGKRKQKSLGHADKRKALKQCVELENELTNNYVRIETMKLSQLIEDYTKRTKHQVRQSTLREAAIAMRDFIKCIGDIDYLKVKHQDGECFLQHFLEKGNSPATVGKKLRHLKRIFQLALERRQLEENPLHFVKQPKVAKKLVRILSPKDCEMLIKAATQYQATKNYLQWDLLIRLALCTAMRRGELLNITWCDIDFDKKTIEVSPKPDSDFTWLWQIKDTDRRKLPLTDQVVTMLAELQSIAPEGYPYVFVPAERYDHIQIKRKAGEWSEEHGKCPINNFTRQFKDILRMASLKDFEFHDIRRTCLSRWLERGLSEFEVMNLAGHSTFETTRKFYLAVNNNLVDRARATFDKMPKSDSVAVLLQ, encoded by the coding sequence ATGAAAAAGCTGGTAACGCTCTGGCAGAGGCCATCTTCCGATGGCCGCTCTTTCACATATTATATGATTTATTTTGACTCTAACGGCAAAAGAAAACAAAAATCTTTGGGTCATGCCGACAAGCGAAAAGCTTTAAAACAATGTGTCGAACTGGAAAATGAACTTACAAATAATTATGTTCGAATAGAAACAATGAAATTGAGTCAGCTTATCGAGGATTATACCAAGAGAACAAAGCATCAAGTCAGACAAAGCACTCTTCGAGAAGCCGCTATTGCTATGAGAGATTTTATTAAGTGCATCGGCGACATTGATTATTTGAAAGTCAAACATCAGGATGGCGAATGCTTTTTACAGCATTTTTTGGAAAAAGGAAATTCGCCAGCAACTGTTGGCAAAAAACTACGACATCTTAAGAGGATATTTCAGTTAGCATTAGAACGTAGACAACTTGAAGAAAATCCATTGCATTTTGTCAAGCAGCCTAAAGTAGCTAAAAAACTGGTGCGTATTCTAAGTCCGAAAGATTGTGAAATGCTGATAAAAGCGGCAACACAGTATCAGGCAACTAAAAATTATCTGCAATGGGACTTACTCATCCGATTGGCTTTGTGTACCGCAATGCGACGAGGCGAACTTCTGAATATCACATGGTGTGATATCGATTTTGATAAAAAGACAATTGAAGTTTCCCCGAAACCAGATTCTGATTTTACCTGGTTATGGCAAATCAAGGATACAGACAGGCGAAAGCTACCTTTGACTGATCAGGTTGTAACAATGTTGGCTGAATTGCAAAGTATCGCACCCGAAGGTTATCCTTATGTATTCGTTCCTGCTGAAAGGTATGACCATATTCAAATCAAACGCAAGGCAGGCGAATGGTCTGAAGAACATGGTAAATGTCCAATAAATAATTTTACTCGCCAGTTCAAGGACATATTAAGAATGGCTAGCCTTAAAGATTTTGAATTTCATGACATTAGAAGAACTTGTTTAAGCAGGTGGCTTGAACGAGGGCTTAGCGAATTTGAGGTTATGAATTTGGCGGGGCATTCAACATTTGAAACCACAAGGAAGTTTTATCTGGCTGTCAATAATAACCTTGTTGACCGTGCCCGAGCAACTTTTGATAAGATGCCAAAGTCAGATTCTGTTGCAGTTTTGTTGCAGTAA